One stretch of Siphonobacter curvatus DNA includes these proteins:
- a CDS encoding DUF6712 family protein, with translation MLLSDSVIKARLGAVQTKLGWETMKPYAESAERKFKGVVGLAVCRYLETITTQSDAYELRALAESALTWSAYVLALPHLKVRVGDLGLMKTSPPNTVAITKWEYIDTLEAAEKQADENLEDFFELLDALKPAAWTESTAYAQRRKHFIRSYDELAAYVSLGGGRNGRFFSMLVPYIARAEELYIRPLITPSDFAALLLKWQNPDTVWDPQEEQALEAIKKVVAPMAYYEAFPFLPLQVDQASFSSPRTKDGIFDERDPERGDLDTLRRQFFQDGQLYTAQLKTILDTVASPNLFPGYYQAHVKEIPDTEPSDYTHTSHVIL, from the coding sequence ATGCTTCTTTCTGATAGCGTCATAAAGGCCCGTCTAGGGGCCGTACAAACCAAGCTAGGGTGGGAAACCATGAAGCCCTACGCGGAATCCGCTGAGCGAAAATTCAAGGGTGTGGTGGGCCTGGCCGTCTGCCGGTACCTGGAAACAATCACTACCCAGAGCGATGCCTACGAGCTGCGGGCTTTGGCTGAGAGTGCCCTGACCTGGTCGGCCTACGTGTTGGCCCTGCCACACCTGAAAGTACGGGTGGGCGATCTGGGTTTGATGAAAACGAGCCCTCCCAATACGGTGGCTATTACCAAATGGGAGTACATCGACACGTTGGAAGCCGCCGAGAAGCAGGCCGACGAAAACCTGGAGGATTTTTTCGAGTTGCTGGATGCCCTCAAGCCAGCCGCCTGGACCGAATCCACCGCGTACGCTCAGCGGCGTAAACACTTCATCCGCTCATACGACGAACTAGCCGCGTACGTCAGTTTGGGAGGTGGACGAAACGGGCGGTTCTTTTCCATGCTGGTGCCCTATATCGCACGAGCGGAAGAACTCTACATACGCCCGCTTATTACCCCTTCGGATTTTGCCGCTCTGCTGTTGAAATGGCAAAATCCGGACACTGTCTGGGACCCTCAAGAAGAGCAGGCACTGGAGGCCATAAAAAAGGTCGTTGCCCCAATGGCCTACTATGAAGCCTTCCCGTTTTTGCCGCTTCAGGTTGACCAGGCTAGTTTTTCCAGTCCGCGTACGAAAGATGGCATTTTCGACGAACGCGACCCCGAACGTGGCGACTTGGACACGCTTCGGAGGCAGTTCTTCCAGGATGGCCAGCTCTACACGGCTCAACTAAAAACCATTCTGGACACCGTGGCCAGCCCCAACCTTTTCCCAGGCTATTACCAAGCCCACGTAAAGGAAATCCCGGACACGGAGCCCAGCGATTACACCCATACGTCACACGTAATTTTGTAA